The genomic DNA ACGGGCGGTCTCATCCGAAGGATACGGGAGAATCAAGTACTTCACGGAAGTCCTGCGGCTGCTGCACACCGATGAACAATTCCGGCGTTACTTCGAGCAGGAAACGACGGAAATTCCAAAGTTCTATACCGACATCATAAGGAAGGATCTTGGCTCGCTTTGGGACTGGCTTCCCCCGGGAGCAATGTACCATGATCCTAATGCTTACCTCAAAGATGAAAACAGCCGGGCGATAAGTAGTCCTGCAAGTGAGCCCGTCTTGGTCCCGGTGGGAAATGGAACAGAGGGGAGACAGGCGGGATTGAAGCATCTTACCGCGAATAGAAGGAGCTATTGACGCCTTTCCCACATTGATCTAACTCCAGCAAAAGCTTATACCAACCCTCCCATCAGAGTCGATGACTCCTTGAGTGATTGAACAACTTCGTCCAAATCCGTAACTTGTCTTCGAGTCAAGCCGCGGGATTCCGCCTTAGAGTTGTGCGGCCGGGAACCCGAGCTATTGACCTGGAGGTAGGAACATTTGGCCGATAAGATTCGAGTACTGATCATCGAGGATAATCCGCTCCTGCGCGAGGGCATTACCTCGATTATCAAGAGACAACCCGACATTCAGGTTGTCTCCGAACGCGGTCGAGGCAAAAAGCCTCTCCAAAAAATCCGTGACTTGAAACCGAACGTCGTCCTCCTCGATCTGGCTCTCAGGAGCCAGAGGAGTCTCGAGATCGTCAAATCGGTTAAATCAGATTTTCCCGGGACAAAAGTGATTGTGATGGATCTGGCCCCTACCGAGGCGGAAATACTGATGTTCGTGCGGGCTGGAGTGGCCGGTTTTGTGCTCAAAGACGCCACGACCGCGGATTTTCTGAAAACTATCCGGTCGGTTGCCCACGGTAAAAAGGTTCTGCCGGCGCTCATGACCGGCTCGCTCTTTTCGCAGATCGTGGAACAGGCTGTAAGCGGCGCGATCCCTCCACGAGTCATCGAATCCGTCAGAATGACAAAGCGGGAGCGCCAGGTGATCGAACTGATCACGGACGGATTATCAAACAAAGAAATTGCGAATAAGCTTCACCTCTCCACCTACACGGTGAAAAGTCACGTGCACAATATCCTCGAAAAACTCCTCCTTCGGTCCAGGGTTCAGATTGCCAAGTATGCTCTTACGAACCAGGATATTGTGAAGACGGAGGAAAGCATATCCCTGATAGAAGAATAAATCTGTTCTGAAGAGAATTAGTCCGCTTTTCATCCTCCTGGACGATTGAATACCCCCTTATGATCCTGTAATATATTACCATGTCCAGTTTAGAAAATCGTTCCTGCCTCATGAAATGGAGTGAGGAAGACACCGAATTCTCCGAACGATTTAAGAGGCGAAAATGCCGGAGCATTATATGAAAAAAACGAGATTGCTGCTTATCGAAGAGAACCACTTACTCCGCGAAGGACTAATAGCGATTCTCAGGCGACAGGAAGATATCGCGATAGTCGCCGTTTCAGATGGAA from Candidatus Kryptoniota bacterium includes the following:
- a CDS encoding response regulator transcription factor; this translates as MADKIRVLIIEDNPLLREGITSIIKRQPDIQVVSERGRGKKPLQKIRDLKPNVVLLDLALRSQRSLEIVKSVKSDFPGTKVIVMDLAPTEAEILMFVRAGVAGFVLKDATTADFLKTIRSVAHGKKVLPALMTGSLFSQIVEQAVSGAIPPRVIESVRMTKRERQVIELITDGLSNKEIANKLHLSTYTVKSHVHNILEKLLLRSRVQIAKYALTNQDIVKTEESISLIEE